The window AGGGACTGGTTGAGTCTTTGTTGAACTTACAAAGTCATTGGACGGCTTGCTGAGTAGAAACATAGTGGCCATGCCATACACCGTGGTCTTGACATCTGCCAAGGTGTGCAGCATGGTGCTCTCAGAACGCTGCCCCTTAGTGGTGGGAGGAGGCAGTTGCAGGGAGATTGGGCTGTTGAGCGGCCAAAAGCCATAGTCGAACTTCAAAGAGGGGAAACAGCTCATTTTTATTACCAGGTTGATGTTAAATACTACAGAGGAAGAACTGACTGGTAGTGACAGTTTGGAATTGCTTTCAATCTTCAGTTCAAACTTCACTTAAAGTTTTACATAGAATCCTACCTGTCCACTGTTGACAGCAGAGTGCTGGATGGAGCCTGTAAAGATCACCATGGTGAGAAATTTGACGAGTTCCGCCAAAGTCTTGAAAGATTCAGGGATTCCTGGAAAGGGAGGAGACATGAGAAGAAAGGCTAAAAACGCTTTAATAGAATGTTATAGAGCCTGAAGGAGACAAACTTTTATGCCTGTTATGTTTTTGTattcatgtttttgttgttgaaaataTGTCTATGTGACAACGACAATTAATCATTGCTATGATTCATGTGAGTGTTTCAAGACAATAACAATATATTAATATACATTAGGCAGGGTTGGCAATGATGTTGAGATGCACTTTATGTCATAATTTCTGAAATAAACTTCTGATAGcaataaatctaaaggtttgatagtcaaataaaataaatctgaTATCTGTGGTTATTACGACACATTACGATAAACACTACCAATCATTTAGTTTGGGTCAAACTTAATGATTGGATGGCATTTGGACCGAATTCAATGATTGGAAGGGgtacttgtctgtctacctacctcccgacagtagtcaggcagcgcgttcatgtgttttgggggactGGCTTTGTAGGGAagtggtgggatattttggtttgaattctTCAAACTCttgccaaaattcacaaaacCTAGGTTGCCTTTTTCCT of the Osmerus eperlanus chromosome 14, fOsmEpe2.1, whole genome shotgun sequence genome contains:
- the LOC134034390 gene encoding polyunsaturated fatty acid lipoxygenase ALOX8-like; this encodes MVIFTGSIQHSAVNSGQFDYGFWPLNSPISLQLPPPTTKGQRSESTMLHTLADVKTTVYGMATMFLLSKPSNDFIPLGEYPHEHFSEDAPCRLIKGFQAELKAFSESVKARNPDLKVPYTYMDPKLVENSVSL